In Leucoraja erinacea ecotype New England chromosome 15, Leri_hhj_1, whole genome shotgun sequence, the following proteins share a genomic window:
- the taf5 gene encoding LOW QUALITY PROTEIN: transcription initiation factor TFIID subunit 5 (The sequence of the model RefSeq protein was modified relative to this genomic sequence to represent the inferred CDS: inserted 2 bases in 1 codon) encodes MVVKMAAVPEPPSEGATPAATAVPAPAPVPVPSPAPVPAASPAPSPSPSPSPTLAVKAEAAESPGAGAGAGPGGGPGVGAGTGTGTGTXGAGAAPAPAPAPGTELSERHTLLAVLQFLKKNRFREAEETLRREASVQEGPDEALRAAGPRGSDSVHQPDVSSVLSAYSNQGDPSLYEEYYCGLKAFIEAALDALKAELASLLYPVFVHLYLELVYNEHEREARLFFHRYHGDQEGYYHDDLRVLAGLSKKEHMQGNETVLDFRTSKFVLRISRDSYQCLKRHLQEQHNNQIWNIVQEHLFIDVFDGMPRSKQQIELTSGGMAGEAKREANKTKVFFGLLKEPEIELPLDDEDEEGENEEGKPKKKKPKKDSLGAKSKKQDPNAPQVNRIPLPELKDSDKLDKIMIMKEATKRVKLGPDCLPSICFYTFLNAYQGLTAVDFTDDSSLIAGGFADSTVRVWSATPKKLRSVKGATDLSLIDKESEDVLERIMDEKSACEFKMLLGHGGPVYGTSFSPDRNYLLSSSEDGTVRLWSLQTFTCLVGYKGHNYPVWDTQFSPYGYYFISGGHDRVARLWVTDHYQPLRIFSGHLSDVTCTRFHPNSNYVATGSADRTIRLWDVLNGNCVRILTGHKGPIHSLAFSPSGRYLASGATDGRVLLWDIGHGLLVGELNGHTDTVYSLKFSRDGEILASGSMDHTVKMWDTIKAFEDLETDDFSTATGHINLADNSQELLLGSYMTKSTPVIGLHFTRRNLLLAAGAYNPQ; translated from the exons ATGGTGGTGAAGATGGCGGCGGTGCCGGAGCCGCCGAGCGAAGGGGCAACTCCCGCAGCCACCGCGGTCCCAGCCCCGGCTCCCGTGCCCGTCCCCTCCCCGGCGCCCGTCCCCGCTGCATCCCCCGCACCCTCGCCGTCGCCCAGCCCGTCGCCGACGCTGGCGGTGAAGGCAGAGGCGGCGGAGAGCCcaggggccggggccggggctggGCCTGGCGGGGGCCCGGGAGTTGGAGCTGGGaccgggactgggactgggac ggGAGCTGGAGCCGCCCCCGCCCCTGCCCCCGCCCCCGGGACCGAGCTGAGCGAACGCCACACGCTGCTCGCCGTGCTGCAGTTCCTGAAGAAGAACCGCTTCCGTGAGGCGGAGGAGACGCTGCGGCGGGAGGCGAGCGTGCAGGAGGGGCCGGACGAGGCTCTGCGGGCGGCCGGGCCCCGCGGATCCGACTCCGTGCACCAGCCCGACGTCAGCTCGGTGCTGTCGGCCTACAGCAACCAGGGGGACCCCAGCCTGTACGAGGAGTACTACTGCGGCCTCAAGGCCTTCATCGAGGCGGCGCTGGACGCGCTCAAGGCCGAGCTGGCCAGCCTCCTCTATCCGGTCTTCGTGCACCTCTACCTGGAGCTGGTGTACAACGAACACGAACGGGAGGCCCGCCTCTTCTTCCATAG GTACCACGGAGATCAGGAAGGCTACTACCATGATGACCTGCGGGTGCTGGCCGGCCTGTCCAAGAAGGAGCACATGCAGGGCAACGAGACAGTGCTGGACTTCCGCACCAGCAAGTTTGTGCTGCGCATCTCGCGGGACTCTTACCAGTGCCTGAAGCGACACCTGCAGGAGCAACACAACAACCAGATCTGGAACATTGTGCAGGAGCACCTCTTCATCGATGTCTTCGACGGCATGCCCAGGAGCAAGCAGCAGATCGAGCTGACCTCCGGAGGGATGGCCGGCGAAGCCAAGAGGGAGGCAAACAAAACCAAG GTGTTCTTTGGGCTGCTGAAGGAGCCCGAGATTGAACTGCCTCTGGATGACGAAGATGAGGAAGGAGAGAATGAGGAGGGCAAACCCAAGAAGAAGAAGCCGAAGAAGGACAGTCTGGGGGCCAAGAGCAAGAAGCAGGACCCTAATGCTCCTCAAGTGAACAG AATTCCACTTCCCGAGCTGAAGGACTCTGACAAGTTGGACAAGATCATGATAATGAAGGAAGCCACGAAGAGGGTGAAGCTCGGTCCTGACTGCCTGCCTTCCATCTGCTTTTACACCTTTCTCAACGCCTATCAG GGTCTCACTGCGGTCGATTTCACCGACGATTCCAGTCTGATCGCGGGCGGGTTCGCCGATTCCACCGTGAGGGTGTGGAGCGCCACGCCGAAGAAGCTGCGGAGCGTCAAAGGGGCTACGG ATCTCAGTTTAATCGACAAGGAATCTGAGGACGTGCTGGAGAGAATAATGGATGAGAAGTCTGCCTGCGAGTTTAAAATGTTACTGGGACATGGTGGCCCCGTGTACGGCACCAGCTTTAGTCCCGACAG GAACTACCTTCTGTCCAGCTCGGAAGACGGGACGGTGAGGCTGTGGAGTCTACAAACCTTCACCTGCCTGGTGGGTTACAAGGGACATAACTACCCGGTGTGGGACACCCAGTTCTCTCCATACGGCTACTACTTCATTTCAGGGGGCCACGATCGAGTGGcacg GCTCTGGGTGACAGACCACTACCAGCCTCTGCGAATCTTCTCTGGTCATCTCTCTGATGTCACCTGCACCAGATTTCACCCCAACTCCAACTACGTGGCAACTGGATCTGCAGACAGGACCATCCGGCTCTGGGACGTTCTGAACGGCAACTGCGTGCGAATCCTGACTGGACACAAG GGGCCGATCCACTCGCTGGCGTTTTCTCCCAGCGGCAGGTACCTGGCGTCAGGCGCCACGGACGGACGGGTGCTGCTGTGGGACATCGGGCACGGGCTGCTGGTGGGGGAGCTAAACGGCCACACGGACACCGTCTACTCTCTCAAGTTCAGTCGGGACGGCGAGATACTAGCCTCAG GCTCCATGGATCACACGGTGAAGATGTGGGATACGATCAAGGCCTTTGAGGATCTGGAGACGGACGATTTTAGCACTGCCACCGGCCACATCAACCTGGCCGACAACTCACAGGAGCTGCTGCTGGGCTCCTACATGACCAAGTCCACGCCAGTCATCGGCCTGCACTTCACCCGCCGCAACCTGTTGTTGGCTGCCGGGGCCTACAATCCCCAGTGA
- the atp5md gene encoding ATP synthase membrane subunit DAPIT, mitochondrial, protein MAGHDVPGQHQFTGFYKYFNAYSITGRRNYVLVTYAGIASLILFFKLRSKKKAPPAIADQK, encoded by the exons ATGGCGGGTCATGATGTGCCCGGTCAGCACCAGTTCACTGGATTCTACAAGTACTTCAATGCCTACTCTATCACAGGCAGGAGGAAC TACGTGCTGGTTACGTACGCAGGGATCGCGTCACTCATATTATTCTTCAAACTGCGATCAAAGAAGAAGGCACCACCGGCAATCGCAGACCAGAAATGA